From Drosophila santomea strain STO CAGO 1482 chromosome 2R, Prin_Dsan_1.1, whole genome shotgun sequence:
TAAATTTATCTTGGACATTCTATTATATATCCAATGGTAAATACTTTCGGGCATAATAATGTATAATGTCTTCTGTGGAGTCAAAGTGGCATGttttaaaataacatttgATCTGTGTCTCAAAAGCTCCAAAATCAACCAGATATGCGAACGGCATCCTGCATATCCATTATGTTATAGCAGATGACTTGTGTTTGTGTACAGTAATACTATATCCCAGACTTCCTTTACAAATGGAGACAAAGTCTACATTTTGACAGTATTATCGATCTCGTGTCTACAATGCTCCAAATTCAATGTAACCAGTCATCCGAAGCGGTATTTCTTTggctgatttttttttggtttttaatacTTACCTTTAAACCTGTTTCTAATGCTCCAATATTAATAACGAGtaattacttatttattgCAGTACTCTTCCCTCGACATACCAACAAAGAAACAAGGGACAATACCATTAACTTAATTCACATGTTCCGAGATTACTTGCACTACCACATTAAGGTAATCGTTGTATGCAGCTCAACCTctctaaaatatatttaataccCATTTTTGAGCAGTGTTCAAAGGCTTACATTCATTCGCGGATGCGGGCAAAAACCTCGGATTTCCTCAAGGTGCTAAATCGAGCAAGGCCCGAGCCGAAAAACACGGAGAAGAAAACTATAACGTAAGCATTGGACTTTCCATAATGATTTCTGTgtattaaattacaatttttttcaGGGGGAGAACTTTTAAACGCATCGAATGATGTGTGCATTATATTTAgttgtttttatataaatacaaaatataaatggtGTATTAAAATGCGATATCCGAACATAATTTTGTCCAAGCAatggaaaatcgaaaatccaACATAAACTAAACCagataacaaaacaaaacaaagtaTTCCAAAAAGAACCGTAAGGCTAAATGTAAGCTCAgcaaaaaaatgaacaaagaATTAATAATTACGCGTTAGTAAATtaattgtatgttttttgtcGAGTCATCGTCAAATCCGTGTCTCCGCCAATTTGTTACAGTCACAGCTGAGCCGCATTTTAAACAAATACACGTAGGTTTAAGTGCAACAAGAACTAAAACTACCATGTCAAAGCGAGCAACACGACTAAGGGATGCCACCAACTTGTTATACAGTCGCAATGGAGGATTTATCCCCGCAATTAGCCTATATGTGTAgaaaacacatttaaaaaCGTACTGCAAATATTAACAAACCTTTGATACAGCAATCGGAATTAATAAAATCGAGAAAATCAAACTGcaatgtaaaatataaaacccACTCTTTTAATCTCTGATGTAAGCGCACGAATACACTTTATTTTCCAGCTTATTagcttttaattgcattagATTAGATATAAGGTTACTAATATTTCGCTTAAGTATGCACCATCCTATAAAAGGCACTTAGATCTTAAACTTAACATTCTGCTTCGCGTTCATGCTCTCCATGCTGGCCTGGAAATTCAGATAGTCGCTCTGGATGCGGGCACAAACTGAAAGCAATGATTAGGTAAAGTAAGTTGGGACCAAGGAGCACTTCGACTGAAACTTTTTAGATGTGCTACTTACAGTGGCAGTGTTCTTTGCGATAGAGAGTTTTCTGCTTAAGTACTTCCGATAGTTTGTACAGGGTGCGGGTGAATTTACAGAGCCCCTAGGGATCATCGTACTGTTCCAATTTGATATAAGCAAGTGCTATGATAAAGGCGAGATGGATAGAATAAGTGGGTTGTACGCAGTGTAACACTGGGAAAATTCTCTCCAAAGCTAAGAAAAGGTATATATGTAGGTAAAAAGCAGTTTTGGAGGCCGAAGATCTAATGCTTTATGCTatttttatacctgttactcgtagagtaaaggtGTATACTACACACGTGTTGAAAAGTTgaaaaggaagcgtttccgaccatataaagtagCATCCTCTCTTGTTTGAACTGTTATTGCCCTTAAAAAATGTGCATGTAATCGGAACTTTTATATAATTGTTATAcccaaattattattttaaaagcaaattcgatttttttgcCATACTAATTGGTGTCCTCCCTTAAATACAACAATTTTGAAATGTCTTATACACTTTTTAATATTCAGCTTGATAATACCAATCTTTAAGAAATCCCTTTACATTCAAGATCTTCATTCCAGATTCTCACTTCAGAAAGACTTTTCCTCAGTGTGCAGTAACTAGCGTGCGACAAGAGGAGTCAGCTGGAGGAGTCGTTTatcattttgtatatatacaaatgcGTGAGCTCGTGTGGGAGGAAGGTGGGTGGATGGGGTGGTTGGGATGGGAGGAAAGAGCTTCAGACAGGAAAAGGGCTTGGCTCGCATTAGGGTGACAGAAAAAGTGGGGCAGTTGGTACACAGGTCTTCTACAGTTctacatgtatatgtatgaaCGGTGGTAATGAGATGGCGGAGCCACTTTCTCACCCTTCTGCAGGTCCATGTCGTCCATTTCGGAGTTCTTGATCTGCTGCAGCTTCTCGCGGAACTTCTTTGTGATCTGCTTGCGTTGGTAGTCAGCCTCGATTTCCTGCTTGGTGCGCGGAATACGGAATCGAATGCAGCAGCATACCATTATCACTGCGGAATGGTCTCGATTAAATTGGGTCCTTGTGATGCGGTCACTTGTGATGTACTCACTTATTAGGAGGAGGACGCCCAGAACGGCAGCGATAATGTGCCACACTCGGAAACCCGCAATGACCACACTTTCCAGCCACATTTCATCGAAGATATCGGAATCGTCATCC
This genomic window contains:
- the LOC120446062 gene encoding transmembrane inner ear expressed protein, with protein sequence MDDDSDIFDEMWLESVVIAGFRVWHIIAAVLGVLLLIMIMVCCCIRFRIPRTKQEIEADYQRKQITKKFREKLQQIKNSEMDDMDLQKVCARIQSDYLNFQASMESMNAKQNVKFKI